From the Xiphophorus hellerii strain 12219 chromosome 20, Xiphophorus_hellerii-4.1, whole genome shotgun sequence genome, the window GTTAGCTGTTCCCACCAGCCTTTATAATTTAACACCAGTTTCTCTTTAGTCCAAAAGAATTGAATCTAGATCAGAATGTGTCTTCTGACTCAGAATCTAAAGCGGAAATGTTCATAACACACTGACTGCTAGAAACACTCAGATTTTACCGTCTGCTTAGCTAACTGTGGCAGAACAGAGAAGATTCCAGTGTGGATCCCTTCGTTTTGTtgaatcttttgtttttcctgtgttaGCTTGTAACGACATCGACCGCTGGCCGACGCCGCATCCTGGACGAGTCCTGACTCTGCCGATCATGGGCGTCGTCATCAAGGTAGTCCCATACAAGCCTGATGGGAAGAAAcaagcttttgttttgatttagacCAAACCAGGATTGTAGAAGGGTTAGCCGGGACAGTATAATGTAAAATAGACCTTTTTGAGGttttcatcatgttataatgttattccctcatcaaaaacatatcttgagctttgccttgattctttcatggatgtttgagaaatattttaatctccatggcaaccattcagctgtgcaaaacacctgggtccttcagactagccatcaGCAATTAGCAAGCATCTggtgagctcattataggagctaagtttcagtgcaatgctggtaaaaacgttaaagggttaacagaggagccatgttgtgatgacttcctggaggcggagtttcataaagaggaggagcttttaaagagacagagcccaATTTCAGggtgttaaatattaaagtaaaatttcttttaagtaatatttgatACATACAGCATCGACTTAAGGAAACACAGTtccttgattgtgctataaattgGCTCCATGTTCCTGTTAAACACACAATGCAGCTCCTTTAACAGTCgcaaatttatttaactttgccaataaaatgtttgaattgaCTTTATTTGTGGATTTGTTGTAATTTAGTTCCATGcatcagtgttttatttttgcagaatatGGGTCAGACcttagtttttatatttacttttctaCGCGCTGCAGGTTCGCATCCCAACCTGTTACGATAAACCAGGAACCTCCCAGTTGGTCCAGTCAGCCCAGGTAAACGGTCCCAGAGAGGATTCACGTCCCGGCGTCtgattttactcattttgtttcaCACATTGAGCTGAAAAGGGATTTCTGCTTTCAGGGTGACAGTTTGGTTTCAATCATTCTCCCGACGATCCATGAAGTCGACTTGTTCAGGTGAGACCTGTTCTGTTCAGGTGGGACTGGTTCTGTTCAGGTGAGTTCTGTTCAGGTGGGACCGGTTCTGTTCAGGTGAGTTCTGTTCAGGTGGAACCGGTTCTGCCTCTGTGTGTCTCCATCTGCTGCTCAGTGGGTGGAACTGCAGCGTCTGTAAACCTTTCACCtgaaataaaacccaaactgtgttagaaagttttcattttagtttaaatgttttctgaaacttgTCCTTTTGCATGGAAAGTGTTCTTTTGACTACTTGATATGAAAAGGTCAGATGGTTCTCTggttttttatgtaaattaatcTGCATACAGCTCAATATTCACAGTTATTTAGCTGATTTATCCCTcagtaaaagcaaaataaaaaaagcaaaatttgtACAATACATCTGATTCCTGGTTGTTTAATTTATCGCTCTGGTTGACTTATTGGTTACTGCGACAGCTTTAGCCTTAAACTAAATAATcctaatcagattaaaaaaccttttctgtAACTGTCAGACTCTTCTTCCTTCAGGAAGAGGTAAATGTGTGAATTAAAATCGTCCTGTCAATGCCACATTTTCAGCCCTGTTCTGTACCAAATGTCTGATAAAACGTTTTCTCCGTCCAGGTGCTTCTACCCGGTCTTCTTCCACATCCAGATGCTTTGGGAGTTGGTGTTGCTAGGGGAGGCCCTGGTCGTCATGGCGCCGTCGCCCGCTGAGTCGTCAGAAACCGTGCTGGCGTTGGTCAGGTGAGTCGAGGCGTTTCTGGCTCGCCTGGAGCCGACGTGCTGCAGCAGATCTAGAAACGTCTCCTACATGCAGAGGAGTTTTGGTGTCCTGGAGAACTGGTTGGTGTGGCGGACAGATTTACTGAGATGAACCCGtcctcctctctctgtttctctgcagctgtgTCTCTCCGCTGCGTTACTGCAGCGACTTCAGGCCGTACTTCACCATCCATGACAGCGAGTTTAAGGAGTACACGACCCGGACGCAGGCTCCGTGAGTAAAAATGAGCCAAACtgttaaaactctgaaaatacAGGAGAATGAATCACAGCAGGGATTTTCAGGGATGACTAGGCCTTTCACAAtaaccaataaatcaatcaatcaatcaatcaatcaaattttatttgtatagcacatttcagcagcaaggcatttcaaagtgctttacatcatatcaaacacagaatcacaatgcagcatagaatcaataatcaaaacacagcattaagtcaagttaaatttgtaattgattacgtttcaaatacaatcctaaacaggtggggtttcagttgagatttaaaagaagtcagtgtttcagctgttttacagttttctggaagtttgttccaaatttgtggtgcatagatgctgaaagctgcttctcctcgtttggttctagttctggggatgcagagcagaaccagaaccggaacctgagaggtctggaaggttgatacaacaacagcagatctttaatgtattgtggtgctaagccgttcagtgatttataaactaacaacagtgttttaaagtctattctttgagctacagggagccagtggagggactttaaaactggtgttatgtgctctatcttcctggttttagtcagaacgccagcagcagcgttctggatcagctgcagctgtttgattgatttgttggacagacctgtgaagacgctgttgcaataatcaatacgactgaagatgaaggcatggatgagtttctctagatctggctgagacattagtcctttaatcctggaaatgttcttcaggtgatagaaggccgactttgtaactgtctttatgtggctctggaggttcaggtcagagtccatcactactcccaggtttcgggctgatcgctggttttcagttgtaatagctgaagctgtgcattgactctagatctataactctagatctgtaactctagatctataactctagatcgttcctctttaggtccaaaaataataacttcagttttgtttctgttcagctggagaaagttttggcacatccacacatttatctgttctaagcatctgttcagtgattggatggggtcaaaggtcacctggtgacatcgtaatgtagagctgtgtgtcatctgcatagttatggtagctaatattattccctgttataacctgagctagtgggagcatataaatattgaataaaaggggtcctaggattgaaccttggggtaccccacatgtgacctttgacctctttgatgaaaagttttcaattgaaacaaagaaatccctgttctttatgtaggattcaaaccagttaagcactggaccggagagtccgacccaactctccagtcgattcagtaatatgtcatggtcaacactgaggtccaacagaaccagcactgtggttctgccacagtccgtatttatatggatgtcattgaacactttgactaggccagtctctgtgctgtggtgagcacgaaaaccagactggaaggagtcaaagaggttggttatagttaggaagctatttaattgtttacacagctttttcaataactttgctgatgaatgggaggttggaggtcagaggtcggcctgtaattctgcagtagtgatttgtccaatAAATCTATTAATCGcactgataaattaaaacaaactcaatcatttccatttgcagtaattattgtttttctcttttctttctctttctaccaaaaactggatgataaaagttttcagtctggtacTTTGGTCTCAGCTAGCCCTTTTTTTGAAGAATAATTTTATCCACAAAGTCTTCgtaattaatttcatttgttgtttctattgttcatttactttggatattcagaatgtcttccagctccagtgttaatTGTTCATTAGAACTTAAAATTTATTGATctcattatcattatattacttgaaaatggtctaaaacaacaatattatattttatcgcaataacttctggaattATTTATCGTTCAGCAAATTTTGTTATGACAGACTTACTTCAGTTCAATGCAGTCAGACATAAACATAACATTACATGCTACTCTGGCACATAGTGGAGGaaaaagttaattaataaactgctaaatatttaagtttttacatatttttacacaCTGAAATGACAATACACAGGTTTCTAGCTGCTGCCATTAGCTTAATGGTCAATATCTTGTACACAACTAATGCACAGAAACATCTTAAATATTCATAAGACTATTAAATAATGCTGCTAAAGTTTACATAAAGAATTAACTATAAGAGCCAATTAATTACCTACTTCAATAAGAAGCggtggaaaaaaatctgcatttttaacataaaacatgtttccCTACACAAAACCGACAATAGACAGGTTTCTAGCTCTGTTATCTAGTTCacagctgaaacacagaaacattgtCTTTACTCTGCAGATTATCTGTCATCTCAGGAAAAACCAGTTGGTTTGTCAGTAGTTTGGACCTGAAGTCTCACTTTTAGCACCAATTTAAAACTGGAATCAGatgttttaattagaaaattgttttgaatGAAAACACTTTTGGAGAAGCAGCAAATGTCAAAAACGACAATAAAATTCAGTAAGAGACAAAACATTTGGTGTTACAGGAAGTACAGGCAgccatttttagttttctgaacctggtttacattttaacaaagatttaactttgtcaaatacataaaagtaaaattaaaaaccatgAATTAATTGTTGACCTCTGAATCTGCAGGCCGTCCGTCATTCTGGGAGTGACCAATCCCTTCTTTGCAAAGACTCTGCAGCACTGGCCGCACATCATCCGCATCGGAGACATGAAGCAAGCAGGTGAGCCTTACAGACCGAGTTATATTCCACATTAGACATGTAATTTATGATGAATCCTCCCCTCTGTTTTACATGCTTGTTTCTCCCAGGAGAAGTGGCCAAGCAGATGAAGgtgaagaaactgaaaaacctgaaaactcTGGACTCCAAACCTGGTAAAGACTTCATTGTTGGAGCTGCCAGCTGATCTCATTCCTGCCTCGGTAAACTGATCTCAGTGTGTTTTCATCACAGGTGTGTACACTGCCTACAAGCCATATCTCAGCAAAGATGAAGAAATCATCAAGCAGCTCCAGAAGGTAGCAGGCCGCCTCTCCTGGTTGCCTGGCGCgtgttgctgcatgtttttaaagcaaCCTGGGCTGAAGGAGTTGTAAAACATCTGCAGATCAGATCTCTTATCTCCTGAAGTTATTGAACACATCGCCTCTCTTCTGTCTGATGGAAGCAAAGACATGAAGATTTATGTTGGATGTTTCGCCCCCAAGGTCTAGGGGTTCAGGGCcggtaacataaaaatgtgtgcagagaaaaaagtggaatgtaaaatgatttattatgaaAAGATGGTATctcaaaaccaaaacacaatttaacccaattgaaacaaaacaaaatgactaacAAATTCAAGAACTGTTAAgtgcaaattaaattacaaaatgttcaaacaagtCAGTATAAAGTAAACTCAAAAAcaatccaaaagaaaacacaaagggaTTACCAAGCCTCATCATCACCCGCTTCTAGTTTGTCAGAACAATCTAGAGACACAAACTGCTTAACTGAACAAGTAGAAACAAGATAGTTCAAAACGACTCAAAGCAGTTACAAGCACCAAAGGTGGGGGAACGGCTTTACAAAGCCTCTTCCTGCTGGCTGCCCCACTGGAGGAATGACTTTAGGAGCCTTTTATATGGTACAGGTGGGAAACATCAACGTCTGATTGGCTTGACAATCCTCTGCTGGGCCAATGAggtggctgctctcctgcagcctccaGGCAGCCAATCGGGAAGGTGCGCCCGCACAGCCTGTGCGCCGCACAGCTGAACCTACATAACAAAAACGGAGCCTGCGGCCTGAAGAGGCCAGGAGCCGTAACGCTGGATCATTTCTTCTTGGATAACTGCTGCAGCTACAGATTGTTGGCTGAGGGGAAAACGAGCGTGAAGCAACACGAGggttgttgccttgcagcaaaaacatgactgctgCTTTAATCGGTCTCTCTAACTGGCAGAGGTGGCCAGTAACTAGTTACAGTTACtggagtaacttttttgaaaaataaggaatatttttactacactgtgttttttacttttacttgagtaatttaatgaaaaagtatttctactcttgagtaaaatttctgcattttctacaaactgaatgaaaaacaaaaatgttttaaccagaaatccaccagacagacacaaggtttttaaattgaaagaaactgaattggaaacattttatttttattttttgttactaatataaattatcattttggtccttaaaatgaaaaaaattcaatttaactttatattttgttttgtctgtaatttttaaatattaaatgattgataatttgatcagttattcaGTACTTGAACAGACTTTTTACCAACTACaagttacaatatttttttattcttacttcagagtaatttcttggacagctactttttacttttatgtgagtaaaaatatgttgtagtACTGCTCTTacttcagaaacatttttggaTACTTTACCCACCTCTGCTAGTTGGTCTGATGATGTTTGTAGCCGCGACTATCTGAGCCTTGGCTAACAAAGCAATCATATTTAAGaaatttatagaaataaatctattaattCCACACATGTTGACATTTTCAAGCctatatttctgttaattatgaatTTACCAAAAGTTTTGGTAAATTTAGGTTTAGtagttgaaaatgtttaaatgtttctgtggaTAAAGTGTACAAACCCTGCTTATAACACCTGATAATATCCATTATAAAAATAATGCACTACcactaatattttaatgttaaattgaCAATTACTGCTTGATCAAATAACTTTAATCTCTTTAAAACTGTGTAAAAACAaaggaatatattttaaaagtcgGCTCATTTTGTGGATAATAAAGGAGTTTCTTAACTTAAAGGAGCTTCATGTCCTGAAAGTGGATTTTCATCCTTGCAGCCTCTGGAAAATGTTCTGTAAACTCGCTGCAGCCTGAAGCATTAACGGTTTTAATCCGTCTGCTTCCGTTTTTCAGGGCGTCCAACAGAAGAGACCGTCGGCGGCTCAAAATGCGATTCTTCGACGGTACTTTTTAGAGCTGACTCAGAGCTTCATCATTCCTCTGGTAAATGCCGTCCATTTTATCCATCATGAAAACTCACAGCAGGGGTTAAACACCGAGTCGGGTCGTTGCAGGAGCGATACGTGGCCAGCCTCATGCCTCTGCAGAAGTCCATCAGTCCCTGGAAGAGTCCGCCTCAGCTCCGGCCTTTTGTCCAGCCTGACTTCATGAAGACTCTGGAGAAAGCAGGACCGCAGCTCACCTCCAGGCTCAAAGGAGACTGGATAGGACTGTACAGGTGCCAGCTGCTGTATAATAAAACTGTAgctctgtaaatgtaaatacataCAGAAACAATGTGATGTAAGCCTCTGAGTCGGCGTGAACtcctgtgatttttatttttaggcattTTCTAAAGTCTCCCAACTTTGACGGCTGGTTCCGGAGCAGGAAAAGAGAAATGACTCAGAAACTGGAGGCTCTCCACCTGGAGGCTCTGTGTGAGGAGGTGAGCGAGACGATCAGATAAATGATCCGTGTGAAACCCCAGAACCACAAAGTTTGGTCACAACATGAGGAAAAGCCATAAACCAGAAAAAGTAACTGGGGAAATGTGGCCAACTTCAACAACATGTAACCCGTTCATTCATCCAGCCACCGGGGGCgctgttataaaaatgagaTGCTTGCTGCTGGCTCTCCTCAGCTGGAGTGGAAGCGTCTCCCTTTACATCCCAAAACTCAATGAAAACTTGACATGGAGTTACCAAATTCAGCTTGTTTGGATCCAGTTGGTCATTTTTACCGCTAGGATCTGTTTTTACCTCCCAGTTTGTCTATTTTACCACTTCTGCATTTGTGGAATGGAATTTCATAGTGTAACTTGGTTattttgatgtgtttgtgtataaaaatatttcatatccTGAAATAGGATTGTGAACTAAACGTGGATAGGCACGCCGCTTTGAATTTACTGATAAATTAGAACATAATCTGAGCCTTGGTCTAAATTCTGCAATATCTAAATAGGTTAAATTCTTCTATGCTATATTAAAGTAGAGATATGACTAAATTTCTAAATGTAGTTCTAATTTCCGGTATGAAGATTTTTCATGACATGAGGGAAATGATAAACAGTAATATTAGGAAGCAACATGCATTATTTAAGTATCTTTGTAGAAATGGTAAATTCTCTGCATGCAATGCAACTTCGAATCAAAggattattttagattttaaaactaatatATAAACgatgaaacaaataattaataagGGATCTTTCAGTATTGAGCTGTATTTAAAACCCTGTAATGATGAAAAAACAATAGTTGTTTaaaaacacgtttttttttatctcaatttcaaagtcaataaaatttaaaagtttgtttcattCCTTAAGTGCCTGGTGGATCTAATCAGCATCATACCTAAATACACAGTAGTAACAGGTGCAGTATTCACTCTAATCATTTCTAATTAATTTATCTATTAATTTATCTGATTGACCGAAAAAACAccaataataaattttttgtacaATTATATATTCAGATATTAAGGGgttaaaatgttacattgttAACAGATCTTGCATTAACATTAAAAGAAGTTTATTGGTAAAATTAAACTATTCCTTTAAACCTGCTGGGAGTTTGACTGGTTTTAGGTTTaggaaaaagtaacttttgtttctgtctgcaggACCTTCAGCAGCGGATCCAGAAGCACACAGAGGTGGAGGCGGTAGATCTGGTTCTGAAGCTCAAAGACAAACTGGTGAGCACAAACTCCAGTTCTATGGATTATAATCAGGTCCACTCAGCAGTCTGGAAATTACAGCAACAAGTCATCATTGCATTGCTTCGGTGTGGAGGGCTTTAGATGGCATCTATTGCTGTAGTggaagttttctcttttcttagCATTCGCTTCTAGAGAACTTAGATctttttaccagaataaagttgtacaacaaagttgaaataatatgagaacAAAGTGATATTAGTGAtaatttttatgagaaaatttgaacatttatatgaggaatgttgagcatcttgtgacgTTACTCTTTGGTAAAAGTTTTACAGATAATACTTAGTAGAAATACTTAATCTTTCAACTCATCAGCATCAAATTGTCATCAGTAGCAggaattttttattgtttaaaattgcATTAAGCTGCATGAgttggcctgtcacaataacaaattgtcccagaagttattgcaataaacgacagtattgttgttttaagaccattttcaagtaatgaaGTTAATGGTAACGGCAGGATAATGCAAGAtcgataaactttaaattctaatgaagaTTTAACTCTGGAGCgagataatattttaaatatccaaaaaacagaaacaacaaatacaataaattataaCGTCTCTGTAAAGAAAAAGGACTAGTTAAGgtcaaagcaccagactgaagacttttatcatccagtttttggtagaaatagagaaaaacaaaaattattgagctcattttaatttatcttgtggttaatttatttatttcttattgtgacaggcgtaggtaaaattgtcattattctGATAATATTATGACTCAATTCTCGTAATTAAATTATCATAGCCTCGCTCTAATATCGgagaaagaacatttttttctccaatttgaaacttttttcatttttgataagGAAgcgaaaaacaaaaactggttaaatttgtaaatgatatgaaaaaaatgttcattttatttctaagccctttttaaaactctaaaaatcaaaagttttgatgttttgtgctgcagagccaggCGGAGCGGGAGCAGCTCCCGGTCCGGCCGGGGACTCTGTCCAAACTCAGAGCCCACATCCAGGCCGTCATCCTGGCCTTACCAGAGGACCTGCAGGGCATCCTCCACAAGCCGCCCACATCCTGAGAGCGGGCCGAGGCCCAGCTGGAGGCCTGCTCGGCTCAAACACGGCCTGGGGAATGATGCGGTCTGGACTGGCCTGGAGCTGCCAGATGAAGCGTTTTGTTTGGGAAATGAAGGAGAGCTGATCACGTTCCCACATAGTCCACTACTAATCCTGAACCTGTGGGGAGTAGCGGACAGGAAAACTGACTCAACATTTTTACTTCTGAACATCTTCGGTTCCTATTTTTGAACCAGGCTTCAGagttttcatccatttttttttctttaaagaaagtGCCCAACACACTCGCATGcgctcacacacactcagactTATGCAAACAAACTGAACCGAGCAGAGCCAAGCAGtgcattatatttatatttcacagaaatgttctttattgaaacacaaacagcattCAGAACCAGCAACCTGCTCAAATCCTGCTGCT encodes:
- the dennd6a gene encoding protein DENND6A isoform X2, giving the protein MALQGPEEVGEQVEEPEDLDDQDASSISPAEEITLPPGTGGDEEPEEAFLLPWDRFSSWLHCICVVGFDLELGQAVEVIYPHHSKLSEKEKTSICYLSFPDSNSGCLGDTQFCFRFRQGSNRKSSLGCFLENTDRDAPPCLKREQGHYYGYVYFRQVRDKSLKRGYFQKSLVLISKLPYVTFFHSLLKIMAPEYFEKQEPCLEAACNDIDRWPTPHPGRVLTLPIMGVVIKVRIPTCYDKPGTSQLVQSAQGDSLVSIILPTIHEVDLFRCFYPVFFHIQMLWELVLLGEALVVMAPSPAESSETVLALVSCVSPLRYCSDFRPYFTIHDSEFKEYTTRTQAPPSVILGVTNPFFAKTLQHWPHIIRIGDMKQAEVAKQMKVKKLKNLKTLDSKPGVYTAYKPYLSKDEEIIKQLQKGVQQKRPSAAQNAILRRYFLELTQSFIIPLERYVASLMPLQKSISPWKSPPQLRPFVQPDFMKTLEKAGPQLTSRLKGDWIGLYRHFLKSPNFDGWFRSRKREMTQKLEALHLEALCEEDLQQRIQKHTEVEAVDLVLKLKDKLSQAEREQLPVRPGTLSKLRAHIQAVILALPEDLQGILHKPPTS
- the dennd6a gene encoding protein DENND6A isoform X1, whose translation is MALQGPEEVGEQVEEPEDLDDQDASSISPAEEITLPPGTGGDEEPEEAFLLPWDRFSSWLHCICVVGFDLELGQAVEVIYPHHSKLSEKEKTSICYLSFPDSNSGCLGDTQFCFRFRQGSNRKSSLGCFLENTDRDAPPCLKREQGHYYGYVYFRQVRDKSLKRGYFQKSLVLISKLPYVTFFHSLLKIMAPEYFEKQEPCLEAACNDIDRWPTPHPGRVLTLPIMGVVIKVRIPTCYDKPGTSQLVQSAQGDSLVSIILPTIHEVDLFRCFYPVFFHIQMLWELVLLGEALVVMAPSPAESSETVLALVSCVSPLRYCSDFRPYFTIHDSEFKEYTTRTQAPPSVILGVTNPFFAKTLQHWPHIIRIGDMKQAGEVAKQMKVKKLKNLKTLDSKPGVYTAYKPYLSKDEEIIKQLQKGVQQKRPSAAQNAILRRYFLELTQSFIIPLERYVASLMPLQKSISPWKSPPQLRPFVQPDFMKTLEKAGPQLTSRLKGDWIGLYRHFLKSPNFDGWFRSRKREMTQKLEALHLEALCEEDLQQRIQKHTEVEAVDLVLKLKDKLSQAEREQLPVRPGTLSKLRAHIQAVILALPEDLQGILHKPPTS